The following coding sequences are from one Streptomyces sp. NBC_00536 window:
- the gntD gene encoding guanitoxin biosynthesis L-enduracididine beta-hydroxylase GntD: MTEVIHPMHALTLDPADADTIAVLLDELADRHDSVEAQALQDELTLQSHRLPLALRRFLTDFRLHEPAGACVVSGYRVDQDRIGATPAHWQQRTGVSPALREEIFLLLCGALLGEPVAWATQQDGYLVHDVLPVKGHEDEQIGTGSNQTIFWHVEDAFHPYRGDYVGLLCLRNPDRVPTTFVGVQDLEISAADRRVLAEPRFYMLPDNSHLQMLDAGPGRPLEGGARLLDAAYERLKRMRDDAAPVPVLFGSEIDPYLCLDPYFMDLDRLDPEARAALQRLSDEIDRRLGGAALDTGEIVFVDNYRAVHGRSSFAARFDGTDRWLKRVNIARDLRKSRDARATAASRVLF, encoded by the coding sequence ATGACCGAGGTGATCCACCCCATGCACGCCCTCACCCTTGACCCCGCCGACGCCGACACGATCGCCGTCCTCCTCGACGAACTGGCCGACCGCCACGACAGCGTCGAAGCCCAGGCCCTCCAGGACGAACTCACCCTCCAGTCCCACCGGTTGCCCCTCGCGCTGCGCCGCTTCCTGACCGACTTCCGGCTGCACGAACCGGCGGGAGCCTGCGTGGTCTCCGGCTACCGCGTCGACCAGGACCGCATCGGCGCCACCCCCGCGCACTGGCAGCAGCGCACCGGGGTCTCCCCGGCGCTGCGCGAGGAGATCTTCCTGCTGCTGTGCGGGGCGCTGCTCGGAGAGCCGGTCGCCTGGGCCACCCAGCAGGACGGCTACCTGGTGCACGACGTCCTGCCGGTCAAGGGCCACGAGGACGAGCAGATCGGAACCGGCAGCAACCAGACCATCTTCTGGCACGTCGAAGACGCCTTCCACCCCTACCGCGGTGACTACGTGGGCCTGCTCTGCCTGCGCAACCCGGACCGGGTGCCGACCACCTTCGTCGGCGTGCAGGACCTGGAGATCTCCGCCGCGGACCGGCGGGTGCTGGCCGAGCCCCGCTTCTACATGCTGCCCGACAACTCGCACCTCCAGATGCTCGACGCCGGTCCCGGCCGCCCCCTGGAGGGCGGGGCCCGGCTGCTGGACGCGGCGTACGAACGGCTGAAGCGGATGCGCGACGACGCGGCGCCCGTACCGGTGCTGTTCGGCTCCGAGATCGACCCGTACCTGTGCCTGGACCCGTACTTCATGGACCTGGACCGGCTGGACCCCGAGGCCCGCGCCGCCCTCCAGCGGCTCTCGGACGAGATCGACCGCCGCCTCGGCGGCGCCGCACTGGACACCGGCGAGATCGTCTTCGTCGACAACTACCGCGCGGTACACGGCCGCAGCTCCTTCGCGGCGCGCTTCGACGGCACCGACCGCTGGCTCAAGCGGGTCAACATCGCCCGCGACCTGCGCAAGTCCCGGGATGCCCGGGCCACCGCGGCCTCCCGCGTCCTGTTCTGA
- the vioD gene encoding capreomycidine synthase yields MPIAPALLEDWLRERYFTTTYDISSSGVENYTVDQVLALAGTSAASLGDVMFRDSHSLGGEPLRAALAERYGTDPGSVIATQGSSEAIYLVMHALLKPGDEVVVQAPAYHALVEVAASLGCRIVPWSMRSEHGVVTNEDELLALIGPDTAMVVVNFPHNPTGATVTAYQQDAIIGACARHGTWLAWDNAFQHLVYDREPLPDPTVRYPRAISFGTLSKAYGLPGLRVGWALAAPEVLAGCVRRRDYTSLALSPLVEAVATHAVRHADELLRPRLAQATANRAVLADWLAAHRDRVSADLPAGGVTAFPELTTVADVTAFADRLDREHGVLVVPGVCFGSPRHIRLGFGGAADELTAGLDRLAALLPEPR; encoded by the coding sequence ATGCCCATCGCCCCGGCCCTGCTGGAGGACTGGCTCCGCGAGCGGTACTTCACCACCACCTACGACATCAGCAGCAGCGGCGTCGAGAACTACACCGTCGACCAGGTCCTCGCACTGGCCGGCACCAGCGCCGCCTCGCTCGGCGACGTCATGTTCCGCGACAGCCACTCCCTGGGCGGCGAGCCGCTGCGCGCCGCGCTCGCCGAGAGGTACGGCACCGACCCCGGCTCGGTCATCGCCACCCAGGGCTCCAGCGAGGCGATCTACCTGGTCATGCACGCCCTGCTGAAGCCCGGCGACGAGGTCGTGGTGCAGGCCCCCGCCTACCACGCGCTGGTCGAGGTGGCCGCATCGCTGGGCTGCCGGATCGTGCCGTGGTCGATGCGCAGCGAACACGGCGTGGTCACCAACGAGGACGAACTGCTCGCGCTGATCGGCCCGGACACCGCCATGGTGGTGGTCAACTTCCCGCACAACCCGACCGGCGCCACCGTGACCGCGTACCAGCAGGACGCGATCATCGGCGCCTGCGCCCGTCACGGCACCTGGCTGGCCTGGGACAACGCCTTCCAGCACCTCGTCTACGACCGCGAGCCGCTGCCCGACCCGACCGTCCGCTACCCCCGGGCGATCTCCTTCGGCACCCTCTCCAAGGCGTACGGGCTGCCCGGCCTGCGGGTCGGCTGGGCGCTGGCGGCGCCCGAGGTGCTGGCCGGCTGCGTGCGCCGCCGCGACTACACCAGCCTCGCGCTGTCCCCGCTCGTCGAAGCGGTGGCCACGCACGCGGTGCGGCACGCCGACGAACTGCTGCGGCCCCGCCTCGCCCAGGCCACCGCCAACCGGGCCGTGCTGGCCGACTGGCTGGCCGCGCACCGCGACCGGGTGAGCGCCGACCTCCCGGCGGGCGGGGTCACCGCCTTCCCCGAATTGACCACGGTGGCGGACGTGACCGCGTTCGCCGACCGGCTCGACCGCGAACACGGCGTGCTGGTCGTACCGGGCGTCTGCTTCGGCTCCCCGCGGCACATCCGGCTCGGCTTCGGCGGCGCCGCCGACGAGCTGACCGCCGGGCTCGACCGGCTCGCCGCGCTGCTGCCCGAACCCCGCTGA
- a CDS encoding amino acid adenylation domain-containing protein, producing MSTTATPPDTTAPTPAPVKEHPVATTPRTAEVLPPSAAQRRFWLVDRLEGPSGVYNTAAALRLRGPLVTEHLQRAFQLLVDRHEALRTVFPARDGSPVQLVLPRRAFELGLTEAGGATDTELRGLAGRLAEEPFDLTKGPLLRAELIALGPRDHLLVVVLHHIVVDRWSFGLMMSELSECHAALAEGRPVRLPELPVRYADHVAGRQALLDGGLGDRLLAYWRGQLAGAPEALELPTDRPRPPVRSFRGASVPVRLDAAASQAVRDLCKSAGATPFMVLLAAFQAVLGRHAGTTDVVVATGPATRAPGTERLVGSLVNTVLLRTSLAGDPTFAQLVERVRGSALDAFDHQELPFDRLVEELAPSRDLSRNPLAQVGFVLQNAPATTPALTGLDVEPVPVDRDSAHMDLDLQLTEEDGCFTGFAEFALDLFDAPTVARLLGHWTTLLSAAVHAPETRLSGLPMLTGAELDRELHGWNDTDGEFPAGLRVDQLFARQAARTPGADAVTDAAGTLDYRTLDAWAARIAHRLRRAGVGPDTPVALCLERGAGLSAAMLGTLRAGGAFLGLDPSYPADRLAYMLADAAPAVVLANRSTAAALPPGTEVLLLEEIPADGPEFGRTDDGLAHEEGQSTTAGEASLAYLVYTSGSTGRPKGVAVTHRAIVNTFAGLSRSHGFGPGDRMIALHSPSFDPAVHDCLAPLVAGATVVYPAQDTARDPRHWAELVARHRVTVWSMGPAGTEAMVAAAEEHGLALDSLRTAMIGGDVLPPALPPRLRAAAPGCRVVNSAGVAEAAFCNNEYLVPEDAGPGPVHYGRPLLNQRLLVLDATLRAVPAGVPGELCVAGEGLARGYLGRPGLTAERFVPHPYGRVPGERLYRTGDLARRRADGELELLGRADNQVKIRGFRVEPGEVTGVLLGHPGVSDAVVVARGSAPGERRLAAYWVPATGRDGAPVSGTGPVSGPELAAWLRERLPGHLVPALWTELAALPLSPNGKVDRAALPEPAVAAGTADRIAPRTPDEAAVAAIWQRLLELPEVGVLDDFFALGGHSLLANRLVSALRTECGVEVRLREVFAATTVAAQAALLGRLRSAAGPAPAAPLPPVTPADRSRPLPLSFAQQRMWLFDRFAPGNPAYHVPTAVRIGGDLDPVALAAALRALMARHEVLRTVLPETDGAPVQRVLPASEIGEAPLTVHDLAPGERAEELADAFVTRPFDLAAQVPLRALLLRTAPAEHLLVLVIHHIALDGWSMGVLVEDLAALYDGHDLPPLPVQYADYAQWQADRAAEGRWTGQLEHWRERLTGPLPVLELPTDRSRPATPSLAGEVHEFTLSAELTQRLRDLGARHGATLFMVLLAGYQTLLGRLSGADDVVVGTPVAGRGQRELDSLVGCFVNTLALRGDLSGDPAFAELLERTRDRALADFDGQDVPFEQVLDAVGAERDPARHPVFQTMLTLQSARPPRAGFAGLDVEPVDAQTGSCLMDLMFTAAERDGRLAFTVEYATDLFDAESVVRLAHRFGVLLEAAADAPGTALSRLPLLDAEERRTALTDWNATARPLPSGGLHDLVAAAAARTPGAPALEHEGRTTSYAELEAAAERCAARLRGLGIGAASVVAVHAAPTPLLVTALLGVLKAGAAFTTLDPALPEERLRLLLELSGAQLVLTDGSAPGRVLDGTLPMAPIEAPDEAPVEAVHREATEPDALACVFFTSGTTGVPKGSMFTHRGLVNFTLAMAGEFRLAPGDRFLQLASTGFDVLLEELFPALAAGATVVLPGARLLADGTDLTGYLAEHRITGLELTTAYWHDWTAELERTGAALPAGLRFVAMGGERVRRDRLAAWQRYGVPLVHVYGLTEVTCTSTTRRVDAGPVDGDGLPIGRPLANTTVYLLDPAGAPVPIGSPGELHLGGAGLARGYLGRPGLTAERFVPDPFGAPGARLYRTGDLARHRADGEVEFIGRADQQVKIRGHRIEPGEVEARLAERPEVGAAAVIVREDEPGEKRLVGYVVAAPGTEPDVFELRAALRERLPEYLVPAALVLLPALPLNGNGKLDRGALPRPGRAELTGAAAVAPRTPAEAEIAELAGDLLGLAAVGVHDNLFDLGLHSLLAARFAARVRETCRVEVPLRVFYEAPTVAELALRVVQLQAEETDPDELVRLLAELEAEAGLATA from the coding sequence GTGAGCACCACCGCGACCCCGCCGGACACCACCGCCCCCACCCCCGCCCCCGTGAAGGAGCACCCCGTGGCCACCACCCCCCGCACCGCCGAGGTGCTGCCGCCCTCCGCCGCCCAGCGCAGGTTCTGGCTGGTCGACCGGCTGGAGGGCCCCAGCGGGGTCTACAACACCGCGGCCGCGCTGCGGCTGCGCGGACCGCTGGTCACCGAGCACCTGCAGCGCGCGTTCCAGCTGCTGGTCGACCGGCACGAGGCCCTGCGCACCGTGTTCCCGGCCCGCGACGGCTCCCCGGTCCAGCTGGTGCTGCCGCGCCGCGCCTTCGAGCTGGGCCTGACCGAGGCCGGCGGAGCCACCGACACCGAGCTGCGCGGCCTGGCCGGGCGGCTCGCCGAGGAGCCCTTCGACCTGACCAAGGGACCGCTGCTGCGGGCCGAGCTGATCGCGCTCGGGCCGCGCGATCACCTGCTCGTCGTCGTGCTGCACCACATCGTGGTGGACCGCTGGTCCTTCGGCCTGATGATGTCCGAACTCTCCGAGTGCCACGCCGCCCTGGCCGAAGGGCGGCCGGTCCGGCTGCCCGAACTGCCCGTGCGCTACGCCGACCACGTGGCCGGCCGCCAGGCCCTGCTGGACGGCGGCCTCGGCGACCGGCTGCTCGCCTACTGGCGCGGTCAACTGGCCGGTGCCCCCGAGGCGTTGGAACTGCCCACCGACCGGCCGCGGCCCCCGGTGCGCAGCTTCCGCGGCGCGAGCGTGCCCGTACGGCTCGACGCGGCGGCCTCGCAGGCCGTGCGCGACCTGTGCAAGAGCGCGGGCGCCACCCCCTTCATGGTGCTGCTGGCCGCCTTCCAGGCGGTCCTGGGCCGCCACGCGGGCACCACGGACGTCGTGGTGGCGACCGGCCCCGCCACCCGCGCCCCGGGCACGGAACGGCTCGTCGGCTCGCTGGTCAACACCGTGCTGCTGCGCACCTCGCTGGCCGGTGACCCCACCTTCGCCCAGCTCGTCGAGCGGGTCCGCGGCAGCGCGCTGGACGCCTTCGACCACCAGGAACTGCCCTTCGACCGGCTGGTCGAGGAGCTGGCGCCCAGCCGCGACCTGTCGCGCAACCCCCTCGCACAAGTCGGCTTCGTCCTCCAGAACGCCCCCGCCACCACGCCCGCGCTCACCGGCCTGGACGTCGAGCCGGTGCCCGTCGACCGCGACAGCGCACACATGGACCTCGACCTCCAACTGACCGAAGAGGACGGCTGCTTCACCGGGTTCGCGGAATTCGCCCTCGACCTCTTCGACGCCCCGACGGTGGCCCGGCTGCTCGGCCACTGGACCACCCTGCTGAGCGCCGCCGTCCACGCCCCCGAGACCCGGCTCTCCGGCCTTCCGATGCTGACCGGGGCCGAGCTGGACCGGGAGCTGCACGGCTGGAACGACACCGACGGGGAGTTCCCCGCCGGACTGCGGGTGGACCAGCTGTTCGCCCGCCAGGCGGCCCGCACCCCCGGCGCGGACGCTGTGACCGACGCGGCCGGAACCCTGGACTACCGGACCCTGGACGCCTGGGCCGCCCGGATCGCGCACCGGCTGCGCCGGGCCGGTGTCGGGCCGGACACACCGGTGGCGCTCTGCCTGGAGCGCGGGGCCGGACTCAGCGCCGCCATGCTGGGCACGCTGCGCGCGGGCGGCGCCTTCCTCGGGCTGGACCCCTCCTACCCCGCCGACCGGCTGGCCTACATGCTGGCCGACGCGGCCCCGGCCGTCGTGCTGGCCAACCGGTCCACCGCGGCCGCGCTCCCGCCCGGCACCGAGGTGCTGCTGCTGGAGGAGATCCCCGCCGACGGGCCCGAGTTCGGCCGTACCGACGACGGACTCGCCCACGAGGAAGGGCAGTCGACGACCGCGGGCGAGGCCAGCCTCGCCTACCTCGTGTACACCTCCGGCTCCACCGGACGCCCCAAGGGCGTCGCCGTCACGCACCGCGCCATCGTCAACACCTTCGCCGGACTGTCCCGTTCGCACGGATTCGGCCCCGGCGACCGGATGATCGCGCTGCACTCGCCGAGTTTCGACCCGGCCGTGCACGACTGCCTGGCCCCGCTGGTGGCCGGAGCCACCGTCGTCTACCCCGCGCAGGACACCGCACGCGACCCGCGGCACTGGGCCGAGCTGGTCGCCCGGCACCGGGTCACCGTGTGGTCGATGGGTCCCGCCGGCACCGAGGCGATGGTCGCCGCCGCCGAGGAACACGGCCTGGCCCTCGACAGTCTGCGCACCGCGATGATCGGCGGCGACGTCCTGCCGCCCGCGCTGCCGCCGCGGCTGCGCGCCGCCGCCCCCGGCTGCCGGGTCGTCAACTCGGCCGGTGTGGCCGAAGCCGCCTTCTGCAACAACGAGTACCTGGTCCCCGAGGACGCCGGGCCCGGCCCCGTGCACTACGGCCGCCCGCTGCTCAACCAGCGGCTGCTGGTCCTCGACGCGACGCTGCGCGCGGTACCGGCGGGGGTCCCCGGCGAACTGTGCGTGGCGGGCGAGGGCCTGGCCCGCGGCTACCTGGGCCGCCCCGGCCTGACCGCCGAACGCTTCGTGCCGCACCCGTACGGCCGGGTGCCGGGCGAGCGCCTCTACCGCACCGGCGACCTCGCCCGCCGCCGGGCCGACGGCGAACTGGAGCTGCTCGGCCGGGCCGACAACCAGGTCAAGATCCGCGGCTTCCGGGTCGAGCCCGGCGAGGTGACCGGCGTCCTGCTCGGGCACCCGGGCGTCAGCGACGCGGTCGTGGTGGCCCGCGGGAGCGCCCCCGGCGAGCGCCGCCTGGCCGCCTACTGGGTGCCCGCGACCGGCCGGGACGGCGCCCCGGTCTCCGGCACCGGCCCCGTCTCCGGTCCCGAGCTGGCCGCCTGGCTGCGCGAGCGGCTCCCCGGCCACCTCGTCCCCGCTCTGTGGACCGAGCTGGCGGCCCTGCCCCTCTCACCCAACGGCAAGGTCGACCGGGCCGCACTGCCCGAACCGGCCGTGGCCGCCGGCACCGCGGACCGGATCGCCCCCCGCACCCCCGACGAAGCCGCCGTCGCCGCGATCTGGCAGCGCCTGCTGGAGCTGCCCGAGGTCGGCGTCCTCGACGACTTCTTCGCCCTGGGCGGCCACTCGCTGCTCGCCAACCGGCTGGTCAGCGCGCTGCGCACGGAATGCGGCGTGGAAGTGCGGCTGCGCGAGGTGTTCGCCGCCACCACGGTGGCCGCGCAGGCCGCCCTGCTCGGACGGCTGCGCTCCGCCGCGGGCCCGGCGCCCGCCGCCCCGCTGCCGCCGGTCACCCCCGCCGACCGCTCCCGCCCCCTGCCGCTCTCCTTCGCCCAGCAGCGGATGTGGCTCTTCGACCGCTTCGCCCCCGGCAACCCGGCCTACCACGTGCCCACAGCCGTCCGCATCGGCGGCGACCTCGACCCGGTCGCGCTGGCCGCCGCGCTGCGCGCGCTGATGGCCCGGCACGAGGTGCTGCGCACGGTCCTGCCGGAGACCGACGGCGCACCGGTCCAGCGCGTCCTGCCCGCCAGTGAGATCGGCGAGGCCCCGCTGACCGTCCACGACCTCGCCCCCGGCGAGCGGGCCGAGGAGCTGGCGGACGCCTTCGTCACCCGCCCCTTCGACCTGGCGGCCCAGGTGCCGCTGCGCGCCCTGCTGCTGCGCACCGCACCGGCCGAGCACCTCCTCGTCCTGGTCATCCACCACATCGCGCTCGACGGCTGGTCCATGGGCGTACTCGTCGAGGACCTGGCCGCGCTCTACGACGGCCACGACCTGCCCCCGCTGCCCGTGCAGTACGCCGACTACGCCCAGTGGCAGGCGGACAGGGCCGCCGAGGGCCGCTGGACCGGCCAGCTGGAGCACTGGCGCGAGCGGCTGACCGGACCCCTGCCCGTCCTGGAACTGCCCACCGACCGGTCCCGCCCTGCCACCCCGAGCCTGGCGGGCGAGGTCCACGAGTTCACCCTCTCCGCGGAGCTGACGCAGCGGCTGCGCGACCTCGGCGCCCGGCACGGCGCCACCCTGTTCATGGTGCTGCTCGCCGGATACCAGACCCTGCTGGGACGGCTCTCCGGCGCCGACGACGTGGTCGTCGGAACCCCCGTCGCGGGCCGCGGCCAGCGCGAACTCGACAGCCTGGTCGGCTGCTTCGTGAACACCCTCGCCCTGCGCGGCGACCTGTCCGGCGACCCCGCCTTCGCCGAGCTGCTGGAGCGCACCCGTGACCGCGCGCTCGCCGACTTCGACGGCCAGGACGTCCCCTTTGAGCAGGTGCTGGACGCCGTCGGAGCCGAGCGCGACCCCGCCCGGCACCCGGTCTTCCAGACCATGCTGACCCTGCAGAGCGCCCGCCCGCCCCGGGCCGGGTTCGCCGGGCTCGACGTCGAACCGGTGGACGCGCAGACCGGCTCCTGCCTGATGGACCTGATGTTCACCGCCGCCGAGCGGGACGGCCGCCTCGCCTTCACGGTGGAGTACGCGACGGACCTCTTCGACGCGGAGAGCGTCGTCCGCCTGGCACACCGCTTCGGCGTGCTCCTGGAAGCCGCCGCCGACGCGCCGGGCACCGCCCTCTCCCGGCTCCCGCTGCTCGACGCCGAGGAGCGCCGCACCGCGCTCACCGACTGGAACGCCACCGCCCGCCCCCTCCCGTCCGGCGGCCTGCACGACCTGGTGGCGGCGGCCGCGGCCCGCACCCCCGGCGCCCCGGCGCTGGAACACGAGGGCCGTACGACCAGCTACGCGGAGCTGGAGGCCGCCGCCGAGCGGTGCGCCGCCCGGCTGCGCGGCCTGGGGATCGGTGCGGCGAGCGTGGTCGCGGTGCACGCGGCCCCCACGCCCCTGCTGGTCACCGCCCTGCTCGGGGTGCTGAAGGCGGGCGCGGCGTTCACCACGCTCGACCCGGCGCTGCCCGAGGAGCGGCTCCGGCTGCTGCTGGAGCTGTCCGGCGCCCAACTGGTGCTCACCGACGGCAGCGCGCCCGGCCGGGTCCTGGACGGCACCTTGCCGATGGCCCCGATCGAGGCCCCCGACGAGGCGCCGGTCGAGGCGGTGCATCGGGAGGCGACCGAACCCGACGCGCTGGCCTGCGTCTTCTTCACCTCCGGCACCACCGGCGTGCCCAAGGGTTCGATGTTCACCCACCGGGGCCTGGTCAACTTCACCCTCGCGATGGCCGGGGAATTCCGCCTCGCCCCCGGCGACCGCTTCCTGCAACTCGCCTCCACCGGCTTCGACGTCCTGCTGGAGGAGCTGTTCCCGGCCCTCGCCGCCGGCGCCACCGTGGTGCTGCCCGGCGCCCGGCTGCTGGCCGACGGCACCGACCTCACCGGCTACCTCGCCGAGCACCGGATCACCGGCCTGGAACTGACCACCGCCTACTGGCACGACTGGACCGCCGAACTGGAGCGCACCGGCGCCGCGCTCCCCGCCGGCCTGCGGTTCGTCGCGATGGGCGGCGAGCGGGTGCGCCGCGACCGGCTGGCCGCCTGGCAGCGGTACGGAGTGCCGCTCGTACACGTCTACGGGCTGACCGAGGTCACCTGCACCTCGACCACCCGGCGCGTCGACGCCGGGCCGGTCGACGGCGACGGCCTGCCGATCGGCCGACCGCTGGCCAACACCACCGTCTACCTCCTGGACCCGGCCGGAGCGCCCGTACCGATCGGCTCCCCGGGCGAACTCCACCTGGGCGGCGCCGGTCTGGCCCGCGGCTACCTGGGCCGCCCCGGCCTGACCGCCGAACGCTTCGTCCCGGACCCCTTCGGCGCGCCCGGCGCCCGGCTGTACCGCACCGGCGACCTGGCCCGCCACCGCGCCGACGGCGAGGTCGAGTTCATCGGCCGCGCGGACCAGCAGGTGAAGATCCGCGGCCACCGGATCGAGCCCGGCGAGGTCGAGGCACGGCTCGCCGAACGCCCCGAGGTCGGCGCCGCCGCGGTGATCGTCCGCGAGGACGAGCCGGGGGAGAAGCGGCTGGTCGGCTATGTGGTCGCCGCCCCCGGGACGGAGCCGGACGTCTTCGAGCTGCGCGCCGCGCTGCGCGAGCGGCTGCCCGAGTACCTGGTGCCCGCCGCGCTCGTCCTGCTCCCCGCGCTGCCGCTCAACGGCAACGGCAAGCTCGACCGCGGCGCGCTGCCCCGGCCCGGCCGCGCCGAGCTGACCGGCGCCGCCGCGGTGGCCCCCCGTACCCCCGCCGAGGCGGAGATCGCGGAGCTGGCCGGGGACCTGCTGGGCCTGGCGGCCGTGGGCGTCCACGACAACCTCTTCGACCTGGGCCTGCACTCGCTGCTGGCCGCCCGCTTCGCCGCCCGGGTGCGCGAGACCTGCCGGGTCGAGGTGCCCCTGCGGGTGTTCTACGAGGCCCCCACCGTGGCCGAGCTGGCCCTGCGGGTGGTGCAGCTCCAGGCCGAGGAGACCGACCCGGACGAACTGGTGCGCCTCCTCGCCGAACTGGAAGCCGAGGCAGGCCTCGCCACCGCCTGA